The following coding sequences lie in one Pseudomonas sp. B33.4 genomic window:
- a CDS encoding sugar phosphate isomerase/epimerase encodes MSERILSLASLTVLELSPPQMVEVAARAGYSHVGLRLEPATPEEFHFPLVADGDLRRQTLQRLRDTGIRVLDVEILRLKPQTVVTEFEKLLTVGAEFGATELLVAGNDPDEQRLTDNFAALCDLAAPYGLHPHLEFMPWTDARNLEQALRIVENAGRENAAVLVDAFHFDRSASRLADLADVPASRLRYAQLCDVAEPRPSDMAEILRQARNERRFPGEGDFDLLGLLKALPTNIPLSLEIPTVKLLELGVSGLQRAQMAIEKTRELLARL; translated from the coding sequence ATGAGCGAACGAATCCTGTCATTGGCCAGCCTCACCGTGCTGGAGTTGTCACCGCCACAAATGGTCGAGGTCGCTGCGCGCGCCGGTTACAGCCATGTCGGCCTGCGTCTGGAGCCGGCGACGCCTGAGGAATTTCATTTCCCGTTAGTAGCCGACGGTGATTTGCGGCGTCAGACGTTGCAGCGCCTGCGCGATACCGGCATTCGCGTGCTCGACGTGGAAATCCTGCGTTTGAAGCCGCAAACCGTTGTCACCGAATTCGAGAAGCTTCTTACGGTCGGTGCGGAATTTGGCGCTACTGAATTGCTGGTCGCCGGTAACGATCCTGACGAGCAACGCCTCACCGATAACTTCGCGGCCCTTTGCGATCTGGCTGCGCCTTACGGGTTGCACCCACATCTGGAGTTCATGCCCTGGACCGATGCGCGCAATCTTGAGCAAGCGTTGCGCATTGTCGAGAACGCGGGTCGGGAAAACGCTGCGGTGCTGGTCGATGCGTTCCACTTTGATCGTTCGGCGTCACGCTTGGCGGATCTGGCTGATGTACCCGCGTCGCGTCTGCGTTATGCGCAATTATGTGATGTCGCGGAGCCAAGACCGTCAGACATGGCCGAGATCTTGCGTCAGGCGCGCAACGAGCGGCGGTTTCCCGGCGAGGGTGATTTCGATCTGCTCGGGTTGCTGAAAGCACTGCCGACTAATATTCCACTGAGTCTGGAAATTCCCACGGTGAAACTGCTGGAGCTGGGCGTGAGCGGATTGCAGCGGGCGCAGATGGCGATCGAAAAAACGCGGGAATTGTTGGCGCGGCTGTAA
- a CDS encoding IclR family transcriptional regulator, producing MAGSQIERVFSVLESLTSDPRGLPMQTLAEQLDIPKSATHRLLAELIRLGYVRQNAETLRYHLSTKLVAMGFQYLSSSGADIVQPVLDRLAQETGELVRLGVIDGERQTWIAKAQGARTGLRYDPDMGRDAPLFYTASGHAWLACMSDAEALSLVERQAAEVPVGIGPNAPRSNIELLERLRLAREQGYACVEESSAVGTSAIAAVVRHPTDGRVIGVLSIAGPSARMPGARLHELAPLLLTFTEELSAASLASELFI from the coding sequence ATGGCCGGCAGTCAAATCGAACGGGTTTTCAGCGTGCTCGAAAGCCTCACCAGTGATCCGCGCGGGCTGCCGATGCAGACGTTGGCCGAGCAACTGGATATCCCCAAAAGCGCGACGCACCGCTTGCTCGCCGAGCTGATCCGCCTGGGCTACGTGCGCCAGAACGCGGAAACATTGCGCTATCACCTGTCGACCAAACTAGTAGCGATGGGCTTCCAGTATCTATCGAGCAGCGGTGCCGACATCGTCCAGCCGGTGCTTGATCGACTGGCGCAGGAAACCGGCGAACTTGTGCGGCTGGGGGTAATCGACGGCGAGCGCCAGACCTGGATTGCCAAGGCCCAGGGTGCGCGCACCGGTCTGCGTTATGACCCGGACATGGGCCGCGATGCGCCGCTGTTCTACACCGCCTCCGGGCATGCGTGGCTGGCGTGTATGAGTGATGCCGAGGCGTTGTCACTGGTCGAGCGGCAGGCGGCGGAAGTGCCGGTGGGGATCGGGCCGAATGCGCCGCGCTCGAACATCGAATTGCTGGAACGGCTGCGTCTGGCGCGCGAGCAGGGTTATGCCTGTGTCGAAGAAAGTTCGGCAGTGGGGACTTCGGCGATTGCGGCGGTGGTGAGGCATCCAACAGATGGTCGGGTGATTGGTGTACTGAGTATCGCCGGACCGAGTGCGCGGATGCCGGGGGCGCGCTTGCATGAGCTGGCGCCGTTGTTGCTGACCTTCACCGAAGAATTATCAGCAGCAAGCCTGGCCTCAGAACTGTTTATCTGA
- a CDS encoding neutral zinc metallopeptidase: MLWKKGRRSDNVVDARGDDAGGGGGMRFGGGKGLSLGAILLIVGIGWITGQDPLQILGQLAGQSGQQAAPTSQTRQAPPANDEQAEFVRSILGDTEDTWGAIFQQAGRQYKDPTLVLFSNRVNSACGLATSATGPFYCPADQKVYLDMAFFQEMSQRFKAAGDFAQAYVIAHEVGHHVQTLLGVSAKIQTARQQGRQMEGDGGLLVRQELQADCLAGVWAYSAQKRLNWLEPGDIEEALNAANAIGDDRLQQQGQGRVVPDSFTHGTSAQRVRWFKTGFAQGQVGQCDTFAAKNL; the protein is encoded by the coding sequence ATGCTATGGAAAAAAGGCCGACGCAGTGACAACGTCGTCGATGCCCGTGGTGATGATGCCGGTGGCGGTGGCGGCATGCGTTTCGGCGGTGGCAAAGGCCTGAGCCTGGGCGCGATCCTGCTGATCGTCGGCATTGGCTGGATCACCGGGCAGGATCCGCTGCAGATTCTCGGCCAGCTCGCCGGGCAATCGGGCCAGCAAGCGGCACCGACTTCGCAAACCCGTCAGGCGCCGCCAGCCAATGATGAACAGGCCGAATTCGTCCGCTCGATCCTTGGCGATACCGAAGACACCTGGGGCGCGATTTTCCAACAGGCCGGGCGGCAATATAAAGATCCGACGCTGGTGCTGTTCAGCAATCGGGTCAACTCGGCCTGCGGTCTTGCAACCTCGGCGACCGGCCCGTTCTATTGCCCGGCCGACCAGAAGGTCTATCTGGACATGGCGTTCTTCCAGGAAATGTCGCAACGCTTCAAAGCGGCCGGCGACTTCGCTCAGGCCTATGTGATCGCGCATGAAGTCGGACACCATGTGCAGACGCTTCTCGGTGTCTCGGCGAAAATTCAGACAGCCCGCCAGCAAGGCCGGCAAATGGAAGGCGATGGCGGCTTGCTGGTGCGTCAGGAACTGCAGGCCGACTGCCTCGCGGGTGTCTGGGCCTACAGCGCACAGAAGCGCTTGAACTGGCTGGAACCGGGCGACATCGAAGAAGCCTTGAATGCGGCCAACGCCATCGGTGATGATCGCCTGCAACAACAGGGTCAGGGCCGTGTGGTGCCGGACTCGTTTACTCACGGTACGTCGGCGCAAAGGGTGCGCTGGTTCAAAACCGGATTCGCGCAGGGCCAGGTCGGCCAGTGCGACACCTTCGCGGCGAAAAACCTGTAA
- a CDS encoding alpha/beta hydrolase has translation MHKWLLALLIVGSTAQAAGVDAISPGRLQLKAGEMAVGIGPAPEKIERVLIVIHGRLRNAETYRKSAESAAELAGQTAHTLVIAPQFLNESDVALYSLPATVLRWQGNEWMGGGLSTGPNPLSSYAALDEIVGRISDRKQFPDVKQIVIFGHSGGGQVVQRYALLAKDQPALKANGIRLRYVVANPSSYAYFNEQRPVAFDHAKCAGFNRWKYGLADMPVYAGGQTPLQLESSYVKREVIYLLGQQDIDPDHPALDKRCEAEAQGAYRLERGKLYFGYLLRRHPEGVNQRLIEVPGVGHNGDGMLTSPEGQKALFE, from the coding sequence ATGCATAAATGGCTTTTGGCATTACTGATTGTTGGCAGCACTGCGCAAGCCGCCGGTGTCGATGCGATCAGCCCCGGACGTTTGCAACTCAAGGCCGGGGAAATGGCGGTGGGCATCGGGCCTGCGCCGGAGAAGATCGAACGTGTGCTGATCGTCATTCATGGCCGGTTGCGCAACGCCGAAACCTATCGCAAAAGCGCCGAGAGTGCGGCCGAGCTGGCGGGACAAACCGCGCACACCCTGGTGATCGCCCCGCAGTTTCTCAATGAAAGTGACGTTGCCCTTTATTCGTTACCCGCCACCGTCCTGCGCTGGCAGGGCAACGAATGGATGGGCGGCGGGTTATCCACAGGGCCGAATCCGTTGAGTTCCTATGCGGCGCTCGATGAGATCGTCGGGCGGATCAGCGATCGCAAACAGTTCCCGGACGTGAAGCAGATCGTAATCTTCGGTCACTCCGGCGGCGGCCAGGTGGTGCAGCGTTATGCCTTGCTGGCCAAGGATCAACCGGCGCTGAAGGCCAACGGCATTCGTCTGCGCTATGTGGTGGCCAACCCTTCTTCCTATGCGTATTTCAATGAGCAGCGGCCAGTGGCGTTCGATCACGCCAAGTGCGCCGGCTTCAATCGCTGGAAGTATGGTCTGGCAGACATGCCGGTGTATGCCGGTGGGCAAACGCCGTTGCAGCTTGAGAGCAGTTACGTCAAACGCGAGGTGATTTATCTGCTGGGGCAGCAGGACATCGATCCCGATCACCCGGCGCTGGACAAGCGTTGTGAAGCCGAGGCGCAAGGCGCGTATCGCCTTGAGCGTGGGAAGTTGTACTTCGGCTATTTGCTGCGTCGGCATCCGGAAGGGGTGAATCAGCGACTGATCGAAGTGCCCGGGGTCGGGCATAACGGCGATGGCATGCTGACCTCGCCTGAGGGGCAGAAGGCCTTGTTTGAATAG
- a CDS encoding FAD-dependent oxidoreductase: MSAELPEIDCDVLVVGSGAAGLSAAVTAAWHGLKVIVVEKDPVFGGATAWSGGWAWVPCNPLARRAGIVEDIEQPRTYLRHELGEHFDSAMIDAFLEAGPRMVAFFEQHTALQFADGNAIADIHGDTPGAGTGGRSVIAAPYDARKVGRLLKRLRTTMRETSFMGMPIMAGADLSAFLNLTRSMKAAWHVTQRFTRHLFDLAVHGRAMQLVNGVALVARLAKSAEDLGVLLWESAPVTELLRDGSLVSGAVVNTRKGPIRIHARKAVVLAAGGFANDIERRKALFPRTPTGHEHWALPPLAVNGDGLRLGESVGARVNTDVASPVAWAPVSQVPHADGSVGHFPHIIERGKPGIIGVLRNGQRFVNEANGYYDYVSAMVAAAPEGEEVASWLICTHAFQRRYGLGISRPFPLPVSAFIRSGYLKTGNTVEELATACGIDPSALRQTLDDYNLHARDGADPLFGRGATPYNRKQGDPANLPNPCVAPINTGPFYAVKVQPGCFGTFAGLKVNPHAQVLDANEQPITGLYAAGGDMASIMGGHYPAGGINLGPALTFGYIAARHIAGMTAFEQEIDHAAHR, translated from the coding sequence ATGTCTGCCGAACTCCCGGAAATCGACTGTGACGTATTGGTCGTCGGATCCGGCGCTGCCGGGTTGTCGGCCGCCGTGACGGCCGCGTGGCATGGCTTGAAAGTCATCGTTGTCGAGAAAGATCCGGTATTCGGTGGCGCCACCGCCTGGTCCGGTGGCTGGGCGTGGGTGCCGTGCAATCCACTGGCGCGTCGGGCCGGCATCGTCGAAGACATCGAACAACCGCGCACCTATTTGCGCCATGAATTGGGCGAGCATTTTGATTCGGCGATGATCGACGCCTTCCTTGAAGCGGGGCCTCGCATGGTCGCGTTTTTCGAGCAGCACACCGCACTGCAATTTGCCGATGGCAATGCCATTGCCGACATTCATGGTGACACGCCGGGCGCTGGCACTGGTGGCCGCTCGGTCATCGCTGCGCCCTATGACGCACGCAAAGTCGGACGCCTGCTCAAGCGTCTTCGTACAACGATGCGCGAAACGTCCTTCATGGGCATGCCGATCATGGCCGGGGCGGATCTGTCGGCGTTTCTCAATCTGACGCGCTCAATGAAAGCCGCATGGCATGTAACCCAACGTTTCACTCGGCACTTGTTCGACCTCGCGGTGCATGGCCGGGCGATGCAACTGGTCAACGGCGTGGCGCTGGTGGCAAGGCTGGCGAAGTCCGCCGAAGACCTTGGCGTTCTGCTCTGGGAATCGGCGCCCGTAACGGAACTACTGCGTGATGGCTCGCTCGTCTCGGGCGCGGTGGTCAACACCCGCAAGGGCCCGATCCGCATTCATGCCCGCAAGGCCGTGGTGCTTGCCGCCGGTGGTTTTGCCAATGACATCGAGCGGCGCAAAGCCTTGTTCCCGCGCACACCGACCGGCCACGAACATTGGGCGCTGCCGCCACTGGCCGTCAACGGCGATGGCTTGCGCCTGGGCGAAAGCGTCGGTGCACGGGTCAATACCGATGTGGCTTCGCCCGTGGCGTGGGCACCGGTATCGCAAGTGCCGCATGCCGACGGCAGCGTTGGCCATTTCCCACACATCATCGAACGCGGAAAACCCGGGATCATCGGGGTTCTGCGCAACGGCCAGCGCTTCGTCAACGAAGCCAATGGTTACTACGACTACGTCAGCGCGATGGTCGCCGCCGCGCCGGAAGGCGAAGAGGTCGCCTCATGGCTGATCTGCACCCACGCCTTTCAACGGCGTTATGGATTGGGCATATCGCGGCCATTTCCGCTGCCAGTGTCAGCATTTATCCGCAGCGGCTATCTGAAAACCGGTAACACCGTTGAAGAATTGGCCACTGCTTGCGGCATTGACCCGAGCGCTTTGCGCCAGACCCTCGACGACTACAACCTCCATGCCCGCGACGGCGCAGACCCGTTGTTCGGGCGCGGCGCCACACCCTACAACCGCAAACAGGGTGATCCGGCGAACCTTCCCAACCCCTGCGTCGCCCCAATAAACACCGGCCCGTTCTACGCCGTAAAAGTCCAACCGGGCTGCTTCGGTACGTTTGCCGGCCTCAAGGTCAACCCACACGCGCAGGTGCTGGATGCCAACGAACAACCCATCACCGGCCTCTACGCTGCGGGTGGCGACATGGCCAGCATCATGGGCGGCCACTATCCGGCGGGCGGGATCAACCTCGGTCCGGCGCTGACTTTCGGTTACATCGCCGCCCGGCACATTGCCGGCATGACTGCTTTCGAACAGGAGATCGACCATGCAGCACATCGTTAA
- a CDS encoding Gfo/Idh/MocA family oxidoreductase, whose product MNPPLRIALIGAGNMGQQHYRHLQTLTEATLCAVADPGPLAAALAAEWGVRHFADHRQMLEYIRPDAVIVANPNNQHVSTALDCLAADIPVLLEKPVGVHLDEVRELVAAVKSSGVPVLVGHHRRHNPLIVRAHELVQSGALGRLTTVTALFQLRKPDSYFEIPWRREPGAGMLLTNLIHDLDLLRHLCGEVRSVQAITDNAVRGFANEDNAAVLLQFEGGTLGTLSGSDAVAAPWSWELDSGENPVYPRQADQPCYLLAGTAGALSIPQLKRWHYAADQVDAGWHEPLLMVEESYSGDDALRLQLQHFVRVARREVEPLVSAADAARTLALIEAIREAAATGRACAPALIEV is encoded by the coding sequence TTGAATCCGCCCCTTCGAATCGCCTTGATCGGCGCCGGCAACATGGGCCAGCAACATTATCGGCATCTGCAAACCCTCACCGAAGCGACGCTGTGCGCAGTGGCGGATCCCGGGCCGCTAGCCGCAGCTTTGGCGGCTGAGTGGGGTGTAAGGCATTTCGCCGATCACCGTCAGATGCTCGAGTACATCAGGCCAGACGCGGTGATCGTCGCCAATCCGAACAATCAACACGTCAGCACGGCGCTCGATTGCCTGGCGGCGGACATACCGGTGTTGCTGGAAAAACCGGTTGGTGTGCATCTGGACGAAGTGCGTGAGCTGGTCGCGGCGGTCAAAAGCAGCGGCGTTCCGGTACTGGTCGGCCACCACCGACGCCACAATCCGCTGATCGTTCGCGCTCATGAGTTGGTGCAGAGCGGGGCGCTCGGGCGTCTGACCACCGTTACCGCGTTGTTCCAGTTGCGCAAGCCGGACAGTTATTTCGAGATCCCTTGGCGTCGCGAACCCGGGGCAGGGATGTTGCTGACCAATCTGATTCACGACCTCGATTTGCTCCGGCATCTGTGCGGCGAGGTGCGCTCGGTACAAGCGATTACCGACAACGCCGTGCGCGGTTTCGCCAACGAAGACAACGCGGCGGTGCTGCTGCAATTCGAGGGCGGCACATTGGGCACGTTGAGCGGATCCGATGCGGTCGCCGCGCCCTGGAGTTGGGAGCTGGATTCCGGCGAGAACCCGGTGTATCCGCGCCAGGCCGATCAGCCGTGCTACTTGCTGGCCGGGACTGCCGGCGCCTTAAGCATTCCGCAGCTCAAGCGTTGGCATTACGCCGCTGATCAGGTCGACGCCGGTTGGCATGAGCCCTTGTTGATGGTCGAAGAGTCCTACAGCGGTGACGACGCTTTACGCTTGCAGTTACAGCATTTTGTACGTGTGGCGCGGCGTGAAGTCGAGCCGCTGGTAAGTGCGGCCGACGCTGCGCGCACTTTGGCGCTGATCGAAGCCATACGCGAGGCCGCCGCTACCGGCCGTGCTTGCGCCCCTGCACTGATCGAGGTTTGA
- a CDS encoding neutral zinc metallopeptidase, with product MLWNKAKRSENVNDQRKDKDVRSPTGKILAAGLVASVLGFSATFWADIEKAFGPEAAVAAKVQTEATIQLQLQIHDDPHRVFVESILGSSEEVWTELFAQLGQQYQPPALVLFDEKVATGCGPQRPNEMGLFYCPEDKTIYINLETLGEVAVQSSSVSDFAQAYAIIHEVGHHIQNETGVLTRLEQAQAQGQKYPGADGLSVRLELQADCLAGVWAHHAQERFKWLEPGDIDEALTAASMVGDDYLMRKANNTVNPKEFAHGTSEQRIKWFNTGFNDAEGDCRTFDGAQL from the coding sequence ATGTTATGGAACAAGGCAAAACGCAGCGAAAACGTAAACGACCAACGAAAGGACAAGGATGTCCGTAGCCCGACAGGGAAAATCCTTGCCGCCGGCCTGGTTGCCTCCGTGCTGGGCTTTTCGGCAACATTCTGGGCCGACATTGAAAAAGCATTCGGCCCGGAAGCCGCAGTAGCCGCCAAGGTACAAACGGAGGCGACCATCCAGCTCCAGCTTCAGATCCATGATGACCCGCATCGCGTCTTCGTCGAGTCCATCCTGGGAAGCAGCGAAGAAGTCTGGACTGAACTGTTTGCGCAACTGGGCCAACAGTATCAGCCGCCAGCACTGGTTCTGTTTGATGAAAAAGTCGCGACGGGCTGCGGGCCACAGCGCCCGAATGAAATGGGCTTGTTTTACTGCCCTGAGGACAAAACGATCTACATCAATCTCGAAACACTGGGAGAAGTGGCCGTCCAGTCCTCAAGCGTCAGCGACTTTGCTCAGGCCTATGCGATCATTCACGAGGTCGGACACCATATTCAGAACGAAACCGGGGTGCTCACACGCCTTGAGCAAGCCCAGGCACAGGGTCAAAAATATCCAGGGGCGGACGGGCTGAGTGTTCGTCTGGAGTTGCAAGCCGATTGTCTGGCAGGCGTCTGGGCGCACCACGCGCAAGAGCGCTTCAAATGGCTGGAACCCGGAGATATTGATGAAGCGCTGACGGCCGCCTCCATGGTCGGTGATGACTACTTGATGCGCAAGGCGAATAACACCGTCAACCCGAAGGAGTTCGCTCACGGCACCTCCGAGCAACGCATCAAATGGTTCAATACCGGATTCAATGACGCTGAGGGCGACTGCAGGACCTTTGACGGCGCGCAGTTATAG
- a CDS encoding aldo/keto reductase, with product MQHIVNAQGLNMPKLGLGTWPMLGDECTRAVEQALELGYRHIDTAAAYNNEDAVGQALANTPTPREQIHVTSKVWWDQLQPDAMRHSLDRSLTALRSDYVDLFMIHWPTTDWDLPRTLATLASFKQQGLARNIGVANFPLPLLRKVVEEYGIGLSAIQVEYHVLLGQNALLDYARQHDMALTAYTPLARNKVSDIPQIQQIAKKHNVLPTQVALKWLLEQANVAAIPKASSRANQLANLQALNVDLDPADRALIAGLSKRERQVNPAFAPVWDEFDN from the coding sequence ATGCAGCACATCGTTAATGCCCAAGGTTTGAACATGCCGAAACTCGGCCTCGGCACCTGGCCGATGCTCGGTGACGAATGCACCCGCGCCGTCGAGCAAGCGCTGGAGCTCGGTTATCGACACATCGACACCGCAGCGGCCTACAACAACGAAGACGCCGTCGGACAAGCGCTGGCGAACACGCCGACACCCCGCGAGCAGATTCATGTCACCAGCAAAGTCTGGTGGGATCAGTTGCAACCCGACGCAATGCGCCACTCCCTGGATCGCAGCCTCACAGCCCTGCGTAGCGACTACGTCGATCTGTTCATGATCCACTGGCCGACCACCGACTGGGATCTGCCGCGTACCCTTGCCACGTTAGCCTCGTTCAAGCAGCAAGGCCTGGCCCGCAACATCGGCGTGGCGAATTTTCCGCTGCCCCTGCTGCGCAAAGTCGTCGAGGAGTACGGCATCGGTCTGTCAGCGATTCAGGTCGAGTACCACGTCCTGCTCGGCCAAAACGCCCTGCTCGACTACGCCCGGCAACACGATATGGCGCTGACGGCCTACACCCCGTTGGCGCGTAATAAGGTGTCGGACATCCCGCAGATCCAACAGATCGCCAAAAAACATAACGTGTTACCAACGCAAGTCGCACTCAAGTGGCTGCTCGAGCAGGCCAACGTCGCAGCGATTCCCAAGGCCAGCAGTCGGGCCAATCAACTGGCCAACCTACAGGCGCTGAATGTCGACCTCGACCCGGCAGACCGGGCGCTTATCGCCGGTTTGTCGAAACGCGAACGCCAGGTCAATCCGGCGTTTGCCCCCGTGTGGGATGAATTCGATAACTGA